In one Spirochaetaceae bacterium genomic region, the following are encoded:
- the rpmA gene encoding 50S ribosomal protein L27, whose protein sequence is MATKKGGGSAKNGRDGNAKYLGVKIYGGQAIKVGQIIIRQRGTKVHAGEGVGVGKDHTLFALTDGVVKFHFNKGKQRASIITH, encoded by the coding sequence ATGGCAACAAAAAAAGGCGGCGGTAGCGCTAAAAATGGGCGCGACGGAAACGCAAAATATTTAGGGGTAAAAATTTACGGCGGACAAGCCATTAAGGTTGGCCAAATTATTATTAGGCAGCGCGGTACTAAAGTGCACGCCGGCGAAGGTGTAGGTGTAGGCAAAGACCACACCCTTTTTGCCTTAACCGATGGCGTCGTTAAATTTCATTTTAACAAAGGTAAACAACGCGCCAGCATAATCACTCATTAA
- a CDS encoding sugar phosphate nucleotidyltransferase: MDTLILFGGLGSRLSNGRKIINSKVHSGLNVYYNEVGPKALAGLTINGQSRPLLDYQLAIQRANGGSLYLGLGALAAMVQLYCSNKFGASYYGQPLHYLIEERPAGTVAPLIKMHNAGYLNDKPLLMVNGDNLMDINLAAALAGGLEAARANHIGETGIIDIVSAVPRAASAAYGVLDINHSNNLAVSFKEKQAAHLNPYQLVDGAELCYVNSGFSFIINPLAFFNKYVTKEIIELSAQLEAGRLNYKENEKLVKYESLYEKVAAAGQMAVVKHYGYWSDSGSEEDMLKIEANYQPDLPD, translated from the coding sequence ATGGATACACTTATTTTATTTGGCGGTTTAGGCAGCCGCTTGAGTAACGGTCGTAAAATTATTAACAGTAAAGTACATAGCGGGCTTAATGTTTACTATAACGAGGTAGGGCCTAAGGCTTTAGCCGGCCTTACCATCAATGGCCAAAGCAGGCCGCTGCTGGATTATCAGCTGGCCATTCAACGGGCTAACGGCGGCTCTCTTTATTTGGGACTGGGAGCGTTGGCGGCGATGGTGCAGCTTTACTGTAGTAACAAATTTGGCGCTAGTTATTACGGGCAGCCGCTGCATTATTTAATTGAAGAGCGGCCGGCCGGTACCGTTGCGCCGTTAATAAAAATGCATAATGCCGGTTATTTAAACGATAAACCTTTGCTAATGGTTAATGGCGACAATTTAATGGATATTAATTTAGCCGCAGCTTTAGCCGGCGGCTTAGAGGCCGCTCGCGCCAATCACATTGGCGAAACCGGTATTATAGATATAGTAAGCGCTGTGCCGCGTGCGGCTTCGGCGGCTTATGGTGTGCTAGATATTAACCATAGCAACAATTTGGCTGTGTCTTTTAAGGAAAAACAAGCGGCTCATTTAAATCCTTATCAATTAGTGGACGGCGCAGAGCTGTGTTACGTGAACTCGGGTTTTTCCTTTATTATCAATCCGTTAGCGTTTTTTAATAAATATGTAACAAAAGAGATTATCGAGCTTTCGGCCCAATTAGAGGCCGGCCGGCTTAATTATAAAGAAAACGAAAAGCTGGTAAAATACGAAAGTCTTTACGAAAAGGTAGCGGCCGCCGGCCAAATGGCGGTGGTAAAACATTATGGCTACTGGAGCGACAGCGGCAGCGAAGAAGATATGCTTAAAATTGAGGCTAACTACCAGCCTGATTTGCCGGATTAA
- the obgE gene encoding GTPase ObgE translates to MFIDETRLVVTSGSGGNGALSFRREKYVQEGGPDGGDGGSGGHIIFAVRHNVKTFAHLQNKHKFVAANGQNGSKARKHGANAANLVIIVPPSTLVRDYQTKTILLELGDKEADFVFLRGGRGGLGNSHFKSSTNRSPSKTTKGKAGLTREILLEMSLIADIGLVGFPNAGKSSLLKYLTNANPKVAAYPFTTRTPHLGVLNLADDELVLADIPGIIEGASAGQGLGLRFLKHLSRTKALAFCLDMQNYQQDSYSLLLSELNSYNQQFLTKKRLLIATKMDCPEAEDNLNKFKTTYPNEEVVAVSVQNGYNVANLKAALAKLGKD, encoded by the coding sequence ATGTTTATTGATGAAACCAGATTAGTAGTAACCAGCGGCAGCGGCGGTAACGGGGCTTTAAGCTTTAGGCGCGAAAAATATGTGCAAGAGGGCGGTCCCGATGGCGGTGATGGCGGCAGCGGTGGTCATATTATTTTTGCGGTGCGGCATAACGTTAAAACTTTTGCTCACCTGCAAAACAAACACAAATTTGTAGCTGCTAACGGCCAAAACGGCAGTAAAGCGCGTAAACATGGGGCTAACGCCGCCAATTTAGTCATTATTGTACCGCCCAGTACGCTGGTGCGCGACTATCAAACCAAAACTATCTTATTGGAATTAGGCGATAAAGAGGCCGATTTTGTCTTCTTAAGGGGCGGTCGTGGCGGGCTGGGCAACAGCCACTTTAAAAGCAGCACCAATCGCTCACCCAGTAAAACTACCAAAGGTAAAGCCGGCCTTACCCGCGAAATTTTATTAGAGATGTCGCTTATCGCCGATATTGGCCTTGTGGGTTTTCCTAACGCCGGCAAAAGCAGCTTGTTAAAGTATCTTACCAACGCTAACCCTAAGGTGGCCGCCTACCCTTTTACCACACGTACGCCGCATTTAGGCGTGTTAAATTTAGCCGATGACGAGTTGGTTTTAGCCGATATTCCCGGTATTATCGAGGGCGCCAGTGCCGGACAGGGTTTAGGCCTGCGATTTTTAAAGCACCTTAGCCGTACTAAAGCTTTAGCTTTTTGCCTAGACATGCAAAATTACCAACAAGATAGTTACTCTTTATTACTAAGTGAACTTAACAGTTATAACCAACAATTTTTAACTAAAAAACGTTTATTAATTGCCACCAAAATGGATTGCCCCGAAGCCGAAGATAATTTAAATAAATTTAAAACAACTTACCCAAACGAAGAGGTGGTTGCTGTTTCGGTACAAAACGGCTATAATGTGGCTAATCTTAAAGCAGCTTTAGCTAAACTTGGTAAGGATTAA
- the def gene encoding peptide deformylase encodes MNIHLFEDNEQLTTLRSVNLPVAKSEDLTATLAAMFKVMKELKGIGLAAPQIGLNKRFFIAEIEEGKPLIFINPEIISTSIEMATHEEGCLSLPALYEKISRPAYIKIQAQNERGRNFSLEADGLLAVCLQHEYDHINGKLFIDYLDEKKLAATLKKYAKLVQKRKI; translated from the coding sequence ATGAATATTCATCTATTTGAAGATAACGAACAATTAACTACTTTACGCTCCGTCAATTTACCGGTGGCTAAAAGCGAAGATTTAACGGCTACTTTGGCCGCTATGTTTAAAGTAATGAAGGAGTTAAAAGGGATTGGGCTGGCCGCTCCGCAAATTGGCCTTAACAAACGGTTTTTTATTGCCGAAATAGAGGAAGGCAAACCGTTAATCTTTATCAATCCCGAAATTATCTCTACCAGTATCGAGATGGCTACCCACGAAGAAGGCTGCTTAAGTTTGCCTGCCCTTTACGAAAAAATAAGCCGCCCGGCTTACATAAAAATACAAGCGCAAAATGAACGCGGCCGTAACTTTAGCCTCGAGGCCGATGGGCTTTTGGCCGTTTGTTTGCAGCACGAATACGACCATATTAACGGTAAGTTATTTATAGATTATCTTGATGAAAAAAAGTTGGCGGCAACTTTAAAAAAATACGCTAAACTTGTGCAAAAAAGGAAAATTTAA
- the rplU gene encoding 50S ribosomal protein L21 — MYALVTIKGKQYKAEKGKKLIVDLYDAEVGAKLDFPALLVSSEAGVKVGSPYVEGVKVSATVQDSFRDKKVMVFKYLRRKGYRRNRGHRQSYTTLLVNSIG; from the coding sequence ATGTACGCACTCGTAACCATTAAAGGTAAACAATATAAAGCCGAAAAAGGTAAAAAATTAATAGTAGATTTATACGACGCCGAAGTGGGCGCTAAGCTCGATTTTCCTGCTTTATTAGTAAGCAGCGAAGCCGGCGTTAAAGTAGGCAGCCCCTACGTAGAGGGCGTTAAGGTAAGCGCCACCGTACAAGATAGCTTTAGGGATAAAAAAGTTATGGTGTTTAAATATTTGCGCCGTAAAGGTTACCGCCGTAATCGCGGCCACAGGCAAAGTTACACCACCTTGTTAGTTAATAGTATTGGCTAA
- a CDS encoding Uma2 family endonuclease codes for MSEILNPQYYTVEDYYNLPESILRCELDEGILLMSPSPSGMHQQIYGSLYRQLAGYFDDKNCLVFQDFDVLLFENESIIYRPDLLVLCDLSKYSEQCIVGAPDFIIEVGSPGTIKNDFGKKRLNYERAGVKEYWVVRNPYLVHVYLLNDEGYYTETVHRNQTMVKATIFHNLTLDFTKLQRLVLSL; via the coding sequence ATGAGCGAAATATTAAACCCCCAATATTATACCGTAGAAGATTATTACAATTTGCCGGAAAGTATCCTAAGATGTGAGCTTGATGAAGGGATTTTATTGATGTCGCCTTCTCCCAGCGGTATGCATCAGCAAATATATGGCAGCCTTTACCGGCAGCTTGCCGGTTATTTTGATGACAAAAATTGTCTTGTCTTCCAAGACTTTGATGTTTTGCTCTTTGAAAATGAAAGCATCATTTACCGGCCCGATTTATTAGTGTTATGTGACTTAAGTAAATATTCTGAACAATGTATCGTAGGCGCACCCGATTTTATCATCGAAGTGGGTTCGCCGGGCACTATTAAAAACGATTTTGGCAAGAAACGCCTCAACTACGAACGAGCCGGTGTAAAAGAATATTGGGTGGTGCGCAACCCCTATTTAGTGCATGTTTATTTGCTTAATGATGAAGGTTATTATACCGAAACCGTTCACCGTAACCAAACTATGGTTAAAGCCACCATCTTTCATAATCTAACTTTAGATTTTACTAAATTACAACGATTAGTCTTAAGTTTATAA
- a CDS encoding porin family protein produces the protein MLQYLQQLLCLFIFINGEDKNEKIALLAMVAMLAVNAYAVEIGIGGKLGAGIAMNTANSTNDGDNVSSARELALPMGGELFVNLGFSELIALQLGVALSYSIGIGDIWTRTPDGDGWSDWNDAEERGDLSTGVFTVGLDILARINLPIAFPLYVAIGPNVSYARASSSDDGDSQGGVHFVDIAGVLEVGTELAVGPGNLLIGLRSRIGGSFALSTFDADGNTLDDIGGSRLLLEFAALRVGYSINLG, from the coding sequence ATGCTACAATACCTCCAACAGCTGTTATGTTTATTTATATTTATTAATGGAGAAGATAAAAATGAAAAAATAGCTTTATTAGCTATGGTTGCTATGTTAGCCGTAAATGCTTACGCTGTAGAAATTGGTATTGGTGGTAAATTGGGCGCCGGTATTGCCATGAACACCGCTAATAGTACCAATGATGGTGATAACGTTAGTAGCGCCAGAGAGCTTGCCTTACCAATGGGCGGCGAACTTTTTGTAAACTTAGGTTTTAGCGAACTTATTGCTTTACAACTTGGTGTAGCTTTAAGTTACAGCATTGGTATTGGTGATATATGGACCAGAACGCCTGACGGCGATGGCTGGAGCGATTGGAACGATGCTGAAGAGCGCGGTGATTTAAGCACCGGTGTGTTTACCGTTGGTTTAGATATTTTAGCCCGCATTAACCTGCCTATCGCTTTCCCGCTTTATGTAGCTATTGGCCCTAACGTAAGTTATGCCCGCGCTAGCTCATCGGATGATGGCGATTCTCAAGGTGGTGTTCACTTTGTAGATATTGCCGGTGTATTAGAAGTTGGTACCGAATTAGCCGTTGGCCCGGGTAACCTTTTAATTGGTTTACGCAGCCGTATCGGCGGCAGCTTTGCTTTAAGCACTTTTGATGCCGATGGCAATACTCTCGATGATATAGGCGGTAGCCGTTTATTACTAGAATTTGCTGCTTTACGTGTAGGTTACAGCATTAACTTAGGTTAA
- the fmt gene encoding methionyl-tRNA formyltransferase — MRIVFAGTPEIAVPTLQSLAQHFNVVAVLCNPDALVGRKRVLTPPAVKVAAEQLNLPVLQPAKLDANLEEQIKTLNADFFICFAYGKIFKESFLNIFKFALNVHPSLLPKYRGPTPIPAAILHGDNETGITIQKLGLKIDSGDIIVQQKFALTGNETTLSLSEQVSRLAPPLVTEAIGALSKNPAAGTAQAADAASYCFMLKKEDGLVLFKKETARQIERKLRAFNPQPPLYTNYKGKELYFYEIRVDDRNLTETGRIAYCNKKDGLGIQTKAGIVAILKLQLAGKKPLEIAAFLNGESDIANANFL; from the coding sequence ATGCGTATAGTTTTTGCCGGCACGCCCGAAATTGCCGTGCCCACTCTGCAAAGTTTAGCCCAGCATTTTAATGTGGTTGCTGTGCTTTGTAACCCCGATGCATTGGTTGGCCGCAAACGCGTGCTCACCCCGCCGGCCGTTAAAGTAGCGGCCGAACAACTGAACCTACCGGTTTTGCAGCCGGCCAAACTTGACGCTAACTTGGAAGAACAAATTAAAACCTTAAATGCCGATTTTTTTATTTGTTTTGCTTACGGCAAAATATTTAAAGAAAGTTTTTTAAATATTTTTAAATTTGCCCTTAATGTACACCCCAGTTTGCTGCCAAAATATCGTGGCCCTACACCTATCCCGGCCGCTATCTTACATGGTGATAACGAAACCGGTATAACTATTCAAAAACTAGGCCTTAAAATTGACAGTGGCGATATTATTGTACAGCAAAAATTTGCTTTAACCGGTAACGAAACCACTTTATCTTTAAGCGAGCAAGTAAGCCGGCTGGCCCCGCCTTTGGTAACAGAAGCCATCGGGGCGTTAAGTAAAAATCCGGCGGCCGGTACGGCTCAGGCTGCCGACGCGGCCAGTTATTGTTTTATGCTTAAAAAAGAAGACGGTCTTGTCCTCTTTAAAAAAGAGACGGCCCGGCAGATAGAACGTAAGCTGCGCGCTTTTAACCCTCAACCGCCGTTATATACTAACTATAAAGGTAAAGAACTTTATTTTTATGAAATACGGGTTGATGACCGTAACCTTACTGAAACTGGCCGGATAGCTTATTGTAATAAAAAAGATGGACTGGGGATACAGACAAAAGCGGGCATAGTTGCTATACTAAAGTTACAATTAGCCGGTAAAAAACCGCTGGAGATAGCCGCTTTTTTAAACGGCGAAAGTGATATTGCTAATGCCAATTTTTTGTAG
- a CDS encoding Uma2 family endonuclease, translating into MSEILTPQYYTVEDYYNLPEDTPRCELDEGILLMSPAPSTKHQNIYSKFYLQLANYFEDKPCQVFQDIDVQLFKDEDTIYRPDILVVCDHDKIGRQKVLGAPDFVIEIASPGTMNRYFGQKRLAYERAGVKEYWVIKSLYLIYVYLLNDDGLFRETIYKNQPTLKVHSFEGLVIDLERIQKAVDKFKPKF; encoded by the coding sequence ATGAGCGAAATATTAACCCCCCAATATTATACCGTAGAAGATTATTACAATTTGCCGGAAGATACCCCAAGATGTGAACTTGATGAAGGGATTTTACTGATGTCGCCGGCCCCGAGTACTAAACATCAGAATATTTACAGCAAGTTTTATTTACAACTTGCTAACTATTTTGAAGATAAACCGTGCCAAGTTTTTCAAGATATAGATGTGCAGCTTTTTAAAGATGAAGACACTATTTACCGCCCCGATATTTTAGTGGTATGCGACCACGACAAAATTGGCCGGCAAAAAGTACTGGGTGCGCCCGATTTTGTCATCGAAATAGCTTCGCCCGGTACAATGAACCGCTATTTTGGCCAAAAACGTTTAGCCTACGAACGAGCCGGCGTTAAAGAATATTGGGTTATTAAAAGCCTTTATCTTATCTATGTTTACTTACTAAACGATGATGGGCTTTTTAGAGAAACTATTTACAAAAACCAACCCACCCTCAAAGTCCACAGTTTTGAGGGCCTTGTTATAGATTTAGAACGCATTCAAAAAGCCGTTGATAAATTTAAACCAAAGTTTTAG
- a CDS encoding polymer-forming cytoskeletal protein has translation MPEIHAKRIDEQHVDTILEDDVAFWGEATLTKNMILKGKFYGSINSDDDLYINKTAEVEANITSLGSVFVHGKVKGDIDALKRVELITDCTVDGNIVTDRFVIESNCEFNGACKMRKNV, from the coding sequence ATGCCAGAAATTCATGCTAAACGTATAGACGAACAACATGTTGATACCATCTTAGAAGACGATGTTGCCTTTTGGGGCGAAGCCACCCTCACTAAAAATATGATTTTAAAAGGTAAATTTTACGGCAGTATTAATAGTGATGACGATTTATATATTAACAAAACCGCCGAAGTAGAGGCTAACATTACCAGTTTAGGCTCGGTTTTTGTGCACGGCAAAGTTAAAGGCGATATAGATGCTCTTAAACGGGTAGAACTTATCACCGATTGCACGGTAGATGGGAACATTGTTACCGACCGTTTTGTGATAGAAAGCAACTGCGAGTTTAACGGAGCATGTAAAATGCGCAAAAATGTTTAG
- a CDS encoding tetratricopeptide repeat protein codes for MRCLLIIFLLLPNFIYAQSAASRLIQEATFNYRLGNYQTTITHSEQADNLIDRSNIILLTDNYVNWSSALIALGRFNEAITIGRRAQQFAPFELRIMQNLIEAYFQTNNHSEALPLIQQYIAINPTGNLVGRFYFYMGEIYLGQSLFNHADVAFSVAVHHTPNLALWWYRLGYAREMTRNFIGANHAYNEALRLNPSFTEVRRRQAAILPQIR; via the coding sequence GTGCGTTGTCTTTTAATTATTTTTTTATTACTGCCTAATTTTATTTATGCTCAATCCGCTGCCAGCCGCCTTATCCAAGAGGCCACTTTTAACTATCGTTTAGGTAATTACCAAACAACAATTACTCATTCGGAGCAAGCCGATAATTTAATCGACCGCAGTAATATCATTTTACTTACCGATAACTATGTTAATTGGAGTTCGGCCCTGATTGCTTTAGGCCGTTTTAACGAGGCCATTACTATCGGCCGGCGGGCCCAGCAATTTGCTCCCTTCGAGCTGCGTATTATGCAAAATTTAATCGAGGCTTACTTTCAAACCAATAACCATAGCGAGGCCTTACCTCTTATCCAGCAATACATTGCCATCAATCCTACCGGCAACTTGGTGGGCCGCTTTTATTTTTATATGGGCGAAATTTATTTAGGCCAAAGCCTGTTTAACCACGCCGATGTGGCCTTTAGTGTTGCGGTGCACCACACCCCCAATTTGGCCTTGTGGTGGTATCGGTTAGGTTACGCCCGCGAGATGACGCGTAATTTTATCGGCGCTAACCACGCTTACAACGAAGCTTTGCGGCTTAACCCCTCTTTTACTGAGGTAAGACGGCGGCAAGCCGCTATTTTGCCTCAAATTAGATAA
- a CDS encoding ribosomal-processing cysteine protease Prp — MANCIRAAIFYDGGSPYGFNISGHAGSAPKGHNLACAAVSVLVRTVSRYLINLNLVTQYELLANEVKLMARKENDKVITALQILEQGLNDIALEYPKLIKLDKVGE, encoded by the coding sequence TTGGCTAACTGCATTAGGGCGGCCATCTTTTATGACGGCGGCAGTCCTTATGGTTTTAACATTAGCGGCCATGCCGGTAGCGCTCCCAAAGGGCATAATTTGGCTTGTGCTGCCGTTAGCGTATTGGTACGTACGGTAAGTCGCTATTTAATTAATTTAAATTTAGTAACCCAATATGAGTTATTGGCTAACGAAGTTAAATTGATGGCCCGCAAGGAAAATGATAAGGTGATAACGGCCCTGCAAATTTTAGAGCAAGGTTTAAATGATATTGCTTTGGAGTATCCTAAGTTAATAAAATTGGATAAAGTTGGAGAGTAA
- the mtaB gene encoding tRNA (N(6)-L-threonylcarbamoyladenosine(37)-C(2))-methylthiotransferase MtaB → MSALTFSIETLGCKLNQYESESIAEAFINAGFNLQNEGKTDIAIINSCAVTGKSEQKGRRAIRARLGNSRLTIAVGCGATVSKAELQALGDNLIVITNEYKNVLLQLPQQLVTDDDIMEAAKNFIDNFKSHQEGNAFAFTLDKATLHTRATLKIQDGCSRSCSYCLTRLARGASQSLPADEVIARLQQLAAGGAYEVVLTGVNLSLYHDDKVGNLWDLLDKIFAETDGFRIRLSSLEPQFILNAPAQILTNPRLCPHFHLSIQSGSDEVLKSMQRPYNSRQIIEAVFYLRRFNSHCFIACDIIVAYPTETKADFAATLKLLKTINVAYIHAFPFSPRLNTEAFKLKPLPPGTAHQRMEVLKRLTTRYLHLYYKESEGLTVAAIIEDDSHDGLRRCRSEYYHDLWVKNIPSNLPAGSLIKAEIIMGDRGAFIAALPQLPTNSGDVSSS, encoded by the coding sequence ATGAGTGCATTAACTTTTTCGATTGAAACACTTGGCTGCAAACTTAATCAATACGAAAGCGAAAGTATTGCCGAAGCCTTTATCAACGCCGGCTTTAATTTGCAAAACGAAGGCAAAACCGATATTGCCATCATTAACAGTTGTGCCGTTACCGGTAAAAGCGAGCAAAAAGGGCGGCGGGCCATTCGGGCACGGCTAGGCAACAGCCGGCTTACCATTGCCGTTGGCTGCGGAGCCACCGTGAGCAAGGCCGAGCTGCAAGCTTTAGGCGATAATTTAATTGTAATAACTAACGAATATAAAAATGTTTTATTACAGTTACCGCAGCAATTAGTTACAGACGATGATATAATGGAAGCAGCTAAAAATTTTATCGATAATTTTAAAAGCCATCAAGAGGGCAATGCTTTTGCCTTTACGCTAGATAAAGCTACTTTGCACACCCGCGCTACCTTAAAAATTCAGGACGGCTGTAGCCGCAGTTGCAGCTATTGCCTTACCCGCCTTGCACGCGGGGCCTCTCAAAGCCTGCCGGCAGATGAAGTTATCGCCCGTTTGCAGCAGCTAGCCGCCGGCGGCGCTTACGAAGTAGTACTCACCGGTGTCAACCTTTCGCTTTACCACGATGATAAAGTGGGCAATCTATGGGATTTACTCGATAAAATTTTTGCCGAAACCGACGGTTTTAGGATAAGATTATCCAGCCTCGAGCCGCAATTTATCTTAAATGCGCCGGCCCAAATACTAACCAATCCGCGCCTGTGCCCGCACTTTCATCTTTCTATCCAAAGCGGCAGCGATGAAGTGCTTAAAAGTATGCAGCGTCCTTATAATAGCCGGCAAATTATCGAGGCCGTTTTCTACCTGCGCCGCTTTAATTCGCACTGCTTTATCGCCTGCGATATTATCGTTGCCTACCCTACCGAAACCAAAGCCGATTTTGCCGCTACCTTAAAATTATTAAAAACCATCAATGTAGCGTATATTCATGCTTTTCCTTTTAGCCCGCGCCTTAACACGGAGGCCTTTAAGCTAAAACCTTTACCGCCGGGCACCGCTCACCAACGTATGGAGGTGCTTAAGCGGCTAACAACACGTTATTTACATTTATATTATAAAGAAAGTGAAGGCTTAACGGTAGCGGCTATCATCGAGGACGACAGCCACGATGGCCTGCGCCGCTGCCGCAGCGAATATTACCACGACTTATGGGTAAAAAATATACCAAGCAATCTGCCGGCCGGCTCGTTGATTAAAGCCGAAATCATTATGGGCGACCGCGGAGCCTTTATAGCGGCTTTACCTCAATTACCAACTAACAGCGGTGATGTTTCTTCTTCCTAA
- a CDS encoding PASTA domain-containing protein: protein MLNFFKKPHQDVQAQIAANKGLAFKYIVLAAFGSMVIMLMTAAIISFARIQPLDDTIVPSVVGLSLTEAMLVLQEHNLTAAIETRFSENLYDEGLILSQSPQSGIHVKVGRNITLIVNRGNVVNIVEDFTGFTLNEVRSRINIAYAGGQLQIEEPIVYVISDRPVGTVVGQSPSPDTQLTGPTSLRLSVSRGNILPSQNIASYIGLTYVQTLALLAEAGIPFNFVSSGNHDNNATVVSQSPASGGALSYGQVLTLVINEPNNVGNRIFGFVEFTLPDSPLPLPIRIIEHHPNLGDLELFSGELPGATIRLPYLATPGSQIIAFSGTTPLASHAVD, encoded by the coding sequence ATGTTAAATTTTTTTAAAAAACCTCATCAAGATGTACAGGCGCAAATTGCCGCTAATAAAGGGCTGGCCTTTAAATATATTGTACTGGCTGCCTTCGGCAGTATGGTTATTATGCTGATGACGGCGGCGATTATCTCTTTTGCCCGTATACAACCGCTTGACGACACCATTGTACCTAGTGTGGTGGGCCTTTCGCTGACGGAAGCGATGCTGGTGCTGCAAGAGCACAACCTAACGGCGGCCATCGAGACGCGTTTTTCGGAAAACCTTTACGATGAAGGGCTTATTTTATCGCAAAGCCCGCAAAGCGGTATCCACGTAAAAGTTGGCCGTAATATCACTTTAATTGTTAATCGCGGTAACGTTGTTAATATTGTTGAAGATTTTACCGGCTTTACCCTTAACGAAGTGCGCAGCCGTATTAATATTGCCTATGCCGGCGGCCAGCTGCAAATTGAAGAACCTATCGTTTATGTGATTAGCGACCGGCCGGTGGGTACGGTAGTTGGCCAAAGCCCGTCGCCCGATACACAATTAACCGGCCCAACCAGCTTGCGTCTGAGTGTAAGCCGCGGCAACATTTTACCTAGCCAAAACATTGCCAGCTATATCGGCCTTACTTATGTCCAAACTTTGGCTTTACTGGCCGAAGCCGGTATCCCTTTTAACTTTGTTTCTTCGGGTAACCACGACAATAACGCCACCGTTGTCAGCCAAAGCCCGGCCAGCGGCGGGGCCTTAAGTTACGGGCAAGTACTTACTTTAGTGATTAACGAGCCTAACAATGTGGGCAACCGCATTTTTGGTTTTGTAGAATTTACCCTGCCCGATTCACCTTTACCGCTGCCCATACGCATTATCGAGCACCACCCCAACTTAGGCGACCTCGAACTGTTTAGCGGCGAACTGCCCGGTGCCACTATCCGCTTGCCTTATTTAGCCACGCCGGGCAGCCAAATTATTGCCTTTAGCGGGACAACCCCGCTGGCCAGCCATGCGGTGGATTAA